Proteins encoded within one genomic window of Spirulina major PCC 6313:
- a CDS encoding DUF3352 domain-containing protein: MTLRSFFIALLTAVLVLLAIAGGGVAWVLAQSPLNLNDGGVEATPTAAMFIPKQSPLMVSLLVNPTRLESLVQVGTPLGDRPRTRQELDRLKAGLLAQTGLNYRRDIQGWLGDEITLAITSLDYDRNPDNGAQMGYLLAVAAQDGERAREFLQILYAKGAIAGEADLVFEQYKGVNLIYRQTRNGQGANLASAVVGDRYVLFANDPKVLRDAINNVQVPTLNLAQSTAYQQALAPINRPRIGVAYLNLLAVAKAFDTEPTDPIPTLTLAFGLSPEGLIADTAVAGLATDQAQPPSLTAPVTALQYLPPKTSFTAAGTDLQQFWEQITTSLGTDSPVVSLLTTALTQFSPDLDPTEAIFPWVTGDYALSVLPNRDWVFVTRQTEQTPAALGELDSLAQAQNLTISTVSIQDQPVTAWAELAAAGGQITAKVQGAYTTLDDYLVLSNSLNVVSNLVRSRRANLTTSQAFQAAIAPLPTPNNGLLYLDWPQVRPLITEKFPVVKVIEVAAKPILEHVRSLSLTSTGQADGISRATLLFNLSLF; the protein is encoded by the coding sequence ATGACGTTGCGATCATTTTTTATCGCGCTCCTTACGGCGGTGTTGGTGCTGCTGGCGATCGCCGGGGGAGGCGTGGCCTGGGTGTTGGCCCAAAGCCCGCTAAACCTCAACGATGGCGGCGTGGAGGCGACTCCAACGGCGGCCATGTTCATCCCGAAACAGTCGCCGCTGATGGTGTCGCTGTTGGTGAATCCCACTCGTTTAGAATCCTTGGTGCAGGTGGGGACTCCCTTGGGCGATCGCCCTCGCACCCGCCAAGAACTGGATCGCCTCAAAGCGGGACTCCTCGCCCAGACGGGCCTCAACTATCGCCGCGATATTCAAGGCTGGCTCGGTGACGAAATCACCCTGGCCATCACCTCCCTGGACTACGATCGCAACCCGGATAATGGGGCGCAAATGGGCTATCTGTTGGCCGTGGCGGCCCAGGATGGCGAGCGGGCGCGGGAGTTCTTGCAGATTCTTTATGCCAAAGGGGCGATCGCCGGTGAAGCGGATCTCGTCTTTGAACAATACAAAGGCGTGAACTTGATCTATCGCCAAACTCGCAATGGGCAAGGGGCGAATTTAGCCAGTGCCGTCGTGGGTGATCGCTACGTCCTCTTCGCCAATGATCCCAAAGTCCTCCGCGATGCAATCAACAACGTCCAAGTTCCTACCTTAAACCTTGCCCAAAGCACCGCCTATCAACAAGCCCTCGCCCCGATCAACCGCCCCCGCATCGGCGTCGCCTACCTCAATCTGCTCGCCGTTGCCAAAGCCTTTGACACCGAACCCACCGATCCTATTCCCACCCTCACCTTGGCCTTCGGCCTCAGCCCGGAAGGGTTGATCGCCGATACCGCCGTTGCTGGACTTGCCACTGACCAAGCCCAACCCCCCAGCCTCACCGCCCCCGTCACCGCTCTCCAATACCTCCCCCCCAAAACCAGTTTCACCGCCGCCGGTACAGACCTCCAGCAGTTTTGGGAGCAGATCACCACCAGCCTCGGCACAGACAGCCCCGTCGTGTCTCTCCTCACCACCGCCCTCACCCAATTCAGCCCCGACCTCGATCCCACCGAGGCGATTTTCCCCTGGGTGACGGGGGATTATGCCCTGTCGGTGCTGCCCAATCGGGATTGGGTCTTTGTCACGCGGCAAACGGAGCAAACCCCCGCCGCCCTAGGGGAACTTGACAGCCTCGCCCAAGCCCAAAACCTGACGATCAGCACCGTAAGCATCCAAGACCAACCCGTCACCGCTTGGGCCGAACTCGCCGCCGCCGGGGGCCAGATTACCGCCAAAGTGCAGGGAGCCTACACCACCCTTGACGACTATCTCGTGCTGTCCAATTCCCTGAATGTGGTGAGTAATTTGGTGCGATCGCGCCGTGCCAACCTCACCACCAGCCAGGCGTTTCAGGCAGCGATCGCCCCCCTGCCCACCCCCAACAATGGCCTCCTATATCTCGATTGGCCCCAAGTGCGACCCCTGATCACCGAAAAATTCCCCGTCGTCAAGGTGATTGAAGTGGCTGCCAAACCCATTTTGGAACATGTGCGATCGCTCTCCCTCACCAGCACCGGCCAAGCCGACGGCATCAGCCGCGCCACCCTCCTGTTTAACCTCAGCCTGTTTTAA
- a CDS encoding SAM-dependent methyltransferase — MVFQLEEIVPWGRSSADYHAMFNLTDADLAGVILDCAGGPASFNAEMTEQGHHIISCDPIYYYSPAQLEQRIEAVYPIIVQGMEQARDQFNWQPGETPTSLGDRRLLAMQTFLEDLIPGKAARRYQVAELPTLPFADQQFSLAISSHLLFTYSEQLSLAFHQAALVELARVAAEVRIFPIVENFTGERSRHFDTVYDSLTTQGYHLHLCPVSYHFQKGGNEMLIIQPPT, encoded by the coding sequence ATGGTTTTTCAACTCGAAGAAATTGTGCCGTGGGGGCGCTCTAGTGCAGACTACCACGCCATGTTTAACCTCACTGACGCAGATCTTGCCGGGGTGATTCTTGATTGTGCCGGCGGGCCCGCTAGTTTTAACGCCGAAATGACCGAACAGGGACACCACATTATTTCCTGTGACCCAATCTATTACTATTCCCCCGCCCAGCTTGAACAGCGGATTGAGGCCGTCTATCCGATCATTGTTCAGGGGATGGAGCAAGCGCGGGATCAATTTAACTGGCAACCGGGGGAAACGCCCACGAGTTTAGGCGATCGCCGCCTCCTCGCCATGCAAACCTTTCTGGAGGATCTGATTCCGGGGAAAGCTGCCCGGCGGTATCAGGTGGCGGAACTACCGACGCTCCCCTTTGCAGATCAACAATTTTCCCTTGCGATCTCGTCCCACTTGTTGTTTACCTATTCTGAGCAACTTTCCCTAGCGTTTCATCAGGCGGCGTTGGTGGAATTGGCGCGGGTAGCGGCGGAGGTGCGGATTTTCCCGATTGTGGAGAATTTCACGGGGGAGCGATCGCGCCACTTCGACACGGTTTATGACTCCCTCACGACTCAGGGCTATCACCTCCACCTCTGCCCCGTCTCCTACCATTTCCAAAAAGGCGGCAACGAAATGCTCATCATCCAACCGCCCACCTGA
- a CDS encoding hemolysin family protein — MNVLMVSTFDAIPLTGQALGLRLVSVGLLIAINAFFVTAEFAIVSVRRSRITQLVAAGDLQARMVQTLQNRMERLLSTTQIGITLSSLALGWIGEGTIALILRTMIHNLGIPWFSPWFLSHSLATPIAFFALAYLQIVLGELCPKSVALIYSEQLARMLAPPSLAIARFFNPFIWILNQSTRWLLRLGGVEYAGQAWYNRVTPEELQLIITTERESTGLEVEERELLKNVFAFGEVTAAEVMIPRTQLTAIDSTATFTDLINLVVSTEHSRYPLTGDSLDDIVGIIDFKDLAIPLAQNLLAPDTPIRPWVKPARFVAEGIPLNELLTLMQRSHLEMVMVMDEFGGTAGLVTLNDLIAEIIGDEQISDPNDELTIHTIDEQTSLVPAQLDLEEVNEMLGLDLPLTDEYQTLSGFVLYHFQKIPQEGEVLTYDNLELTVVTAEGPRLHTIRIYRHEPEPATELDNDPLDD; from the coding sequence ATGAACGTTTTGATGGTTTCAACGTTTGATGCGATCCCGTTGACGGGTCAAGCTCTGGGGCTGCGCCTGGTGTCGGTGGGGCTGCTGATTGCGATTAATGCCTTTTTTGTGACGGCGGAGTTTGCGATTGTTTCGGTGCGGCGATCGCGCATTACCCAACTGGTGGCAGCGGGGGATCTTCAGGCGCGGATGGTGCAGACGCTGCAAAACCGCATGGAACGCCTCCTCTCCACAACCCAGATCGGGATCACCCTCTCCAGTTTGGCCCTAGGGTGGATTGGCGAAGGGACGATCGCTCTCATCCTGCGCACGATGATTCACAATTTGGGGATTCCCTGGTTTAGCCCTTGGTTTCTGTCCCATTCCCTCGCCACGCCGATCGCCTTTTTTGCCCTGGCCTATCTACAAATTGTCCTAGGGGAACTTTGCCCGAAATCCGTGGCGTTGATTTATTCGGAGCAGTTGGCGCGGATGCTCGCGCCGCCGAGTTTAGCGATCGCCCGTTTTTTTAACCCCTTTATTTGGATTCTCAATCAATCGACGCGCTGGCTCCTGCGTCTCGGTGGTGTTGAATATGCGGGCCAAGCCTGGTACAACCGCGTCACCCCAGAAGAATTGCAACTCATCATCACCACCGAGCGAGAATCCACCGGCTTAGAAGTCGAAGAGCGAGAACTCTTGAAAAACGTCTTCGCCTTCGGGGAAGTGACGGCAGCGGAGGTGATGATCCCCCGTACCCAACTGACGGCCATTGATTCCACGGCCACCTTTACCGACCTGATTAATCTTGTCGTCAGCACTGAACATTCCCGCTATCCTCTAACGGGGGATTCCCTCGATGACATTGTGGGGATTATTGATTTTAAAGATCTGGCGATCCCCCTAGCACAAAATCTCCTCGCCCCCGATACCCCAATCCGCCCCTGGGTGAAGCCCGCTCGCTTTGTGGCGGAAGGGATTCCCCTCAATGAGTTATTGACCTTGATGCAGCGATCGCACCTGGAAATGGTGATGGTCATGGATGAATTTGGCGGTACAGCGGGCCTCGTCACCCTCAATGATTTAATCGCGGAAATCATCGGCGATGAACAGATCAGCGATCCCAACGACGAACTGACGATCCACACCATTGACGAACAAACCTCCCTCGTCCCGGCTCAACTAGACCTCGAAGAAGTCAACGAAATGCTGGGGTTAGATCTGCCCCTCACCGATGAATACCAGACCCTGAGCGGTTTTGTCCTCTACCATTTCCAAAAAATCCCCCAAGAGGGCGAAGTGCTCACCTACGACAACCTAGAGTTAACCGTCGTCACCGCTGAAGGCCCCCGCCTCCATACGATCCGGATCTATCGCCACGAACCGGAACCGGCAACCGAGCTAGATAACGATCCATTAGACGATTGA
- a CDS encoding transglycosylase domain-containing protein, whose protein sequence is MSKFIQKPEKKAVMPVPESSTPATAKPNVPRASKGAGGRSRRPLYKRVWIWVALVTATGIGGGSAYFYQRWQDLEATLPESVDEVMTYNREETLRVIAADNTVLQERGPISHEELDIEEIPDSLVQSFIASEDRRFLNHKGVDYQGILRATWANLRAGEVVEGGSTITQQLSRIVYLNQDQEVMRKLREMRIAQKIENAYSKEEILERYLNLVYLGSGAYGVADAAWVYFGKDVDELTVAETAMLAGIAPAPSAYSPLENPEAAQGQRDRVLNRLYDQGFIEQAEYEAAIASDLALNPQKPKRFNRQVPYFTDYVQEKLPEILSEEQLAAGGLTVETSIDLEWQIAAEAAVAEISERYGSSQDFQQAALVAIDPTTGEIKAMVGGKDYNSEENNGQFNRVTQAQRQPGSTFKPFVYATAIAAGFSPYKSYRDAPYVVDGYEPKNYDETYRGNISMLDALTRSVNIPAVRALIEVGWNPVIEVAKKMGITSKLEPTYSLALGVSEVTLLELTSAYGTFANEGKHVPVHGITRILDRNGEVIYEAERQSVQAIDAESTAIMTWMLETVVDYGTGTAANLPDRDVAGKTGTSDDYRDLWFVGYIPQLVAGAWLGNDNNSPTSGASTTAAALWHAFMKRIVDDIPKADFPPRPDKLGGREATIEVEPIKPKKSFYREPPKPEPPPSNRSAPQGSSSSSPSQPSSPAQNSNSEPASSPANNVRKRQTESKPSQPAPSRPPANTQSRPAPSRPPTPAPPPAAAPAPPPAAAPAPAPAPAPAPAPPAPPVIEKPPKPAADAPAASE, encoded by the coding sequence GTGTCCAAGTTTATTCAAAAGCCTGAAAAAAAAGCCGTAATGCCTGTACCGGAATCCTCTACACCGGCTACAGCTAAACCGAATGTGCCTCGCGCCTCAAAGGGTGCGGGGGGGCGATCGCGTCGTCCTCTATACAAACGGGTCTGGATTTGGGTGGCTCTCGTGACAGCAACGGGAATCGGTGGAGGGTCAGCCTATTTCTATCAACGGTGGCAAGACCTCGAAGCGACCCTCCCAGAATCGGTTGATGAGGTGATGACCTACAACCGCGAAGAAACCCTCCGGGTGATCGCGGCCGATAATACGGTGCTCCAAGAGCGCGGCCCGATCAGTCATGAAGAATTAGACATTGAAGAGATTCCGGACTCCCTGGTGCAATCCTTTATCGCCAGTGAAGATCGTCGCTTTTTGAATCACAAGGGTGTCGATTATCAGGGGATTTTGCGGGCCACTTGGGCGAATCTGCGGGCAGGGGAAGTGGTGGAAGGGGGAAGCACGATCACGCAACAGTTGAGCCGGATCGTCTACCTCAACCAAGACCAAGAGGTGATGCGTAAACTCCGGGAAATGCGGATTGCCCAAAAAATTGAAAATGCCTATAGCAAAGAGGAAATCCTCGAACGGTATTTGAATCTTGTCTATTTGGGCAGTGGGGCCTACGGGGTCGCTGATGCGGCGTGGGTCTATTTTGGCAAGGATGTTGATGAATTGACTGTGGCGGAAACGGCAATGCTGGCGGGGATTGCGCCGGCTCCGAGTGCCTATTCACCCTTGGAAAATCCGGAGGCGGCCCAGGGTCAGCGCGATCGCGTCTTGAATCGGCTCTATGACCAAGGGTTTATTGAGCAAGCCGAGTATGAGGCAGCGATCGCCTCAGATCTCGCCCTCAACCCCCAAAAACCCAAACGCTTCAATCGTCAAGTTCCCTACTTCACCGACTACGTCCAAGAAAAACTACCCGAAATTCTCTCCGAGGAGCAACTCGCCGCCGGGGGGCTAACGGTGGAAACCTCCATTGATCTAGAGTGGCAGATCGCCGCCGAAGCAGCCGTGGCGGAAATCTCCGAACGCTATGGTTCGAGCCAAGACTTCCAACAAGCTGCCCTGGTTGCCATTGACCCCACCACCGGCGAAATCAAAGCCATGGTGGGGGGCAAAGACTACAACAGTGAAGAGAATAACGGTCAGTTTAACCGAGTCACTCAGGCCCAACGCCAACCGGGATCGACCTTTAAACCCTTTGTCTATGCAACGGCGATCGCCGCCGGATTTTCTCCCTACAAGAGCTATCGAGACGCGCCCTACGTCGTCGATGGCTACGAACCGAAAAACTACGACGAAACCTATCGGGGCAATATCTCCATGCTTGATGCCCTGACACGCTCCGTTAACATTCCGGCCGTGCGTGCTCTCATCGAAGTAGGTTGGAACCCCGTCATTGAGGTGGCCAAAAAAATGGGCATCACCTCAAAACTCGAACCCACCTACTCCCTTGCCCTTGGGGTTTCCGAAGTCACCCTCCTCGAACTCACCAGCGCCTATGGCACCTTCGCCAATGAGGGAAAGCACGTCCCCGTCCATGGCATTACCCGCATCCTCGATCGCAATGGTGAGGTGATCTATGAAGCAGAGCGCCAGTCTGTACAGGCGATCGATGCTGAATCCACCGCGATTATGACCTGGATGTTAGAAACTGTCGTGGACTACGGCACTGGCACAGCGGCGAATCTGCCCGATCGTGATGTCGCTGGTAAAACCGGCACATCAGACGATTACCGCGACCTGTGGTTTGTGGGGTATATCCCTCAACTCGTGGCCGGGGCCTGGCTCGGCAACGATAACAACAGCCCCACATCCGGCGCTAGCACCACAGCAGCGGCCCTATGGCACGCCTTTATGAAACGCATTGTGGATGATATTCCCAAAGCTGATTTTCCCCCGCGGCCTGACAAGCTAGGGGGACGGGAAGCCACCATCGAAGTTGAACCGATTAAACCGAAGAAAAGTTTCTACCGAGAGCCGCCCAAGCCGGAACCCCCACCCTCGAATCGTTCGGCTCCTCAGGGTTCTTCCTCCTCCAGTCCATCGCAACCGTCTAGTCCCGCTCAAAATTCTAATTCTGAGCCAGCGAGCAGTCCAGCGAACAATGTGCGCAAGCGACAAACGGAGTCGAAGCCGAGCCAGCCAGCCCCCTCGCGTCCACCGGCAAACACCCAGAGTCGGCCGGCTCCCTCGCGTCCGCCGACTCCGGCCCCACCGCCCGCTGCTGCTCCCGCGCCCCCTCCGGCGGCTGCCCCCGCTCCCGCTCCCGCTCCCGCCCCCGCCCCCGCACCGCCAGCCCCCCCTGTGATTGAAAAGCCCCCGAAACCGGCTGCCGATGCTCCGGCGGCGAGTGAATAG
- a CDS encoding glycoside hydrolase family 10 protein, with protein MPQTLMGRALLVLIVLNNTIAVLNVVLRWSFLRRVVLRILPGSLLLMTVPAAAIAQDLSLTVVRDPSNQTQWSGITRRLQALDVAYCVLEGTDLHPQRLPQPANAVMVLANISALNASQGMAIAAWLQQGGRIIATGNTGSLAPEAVKTQLQTLLGATWGFPLTTPTALQLNATLPVPALPLATPLQGAAILPTDGKSRVLAHWQTQRSTPAIVATDQTVFLGWRWGNDQVASVNTDVAWFEALLQQYGRLRSSGFGNGQNCATGSNTITQTVTQTVSQANPPAPPRPTTPPGGRPAATPAPAISAAAPTTAPPSSPQVATMLAAAPASLRAQYHDVTRLFERYESAMIAAESQALTESFQDTVAQIRNKGDRSPAPASPTLQEARDRLTAIVNLIASQSFPQAAAATRQLHSHLWDSFPAEEPIRYPETRAIWLDRGTIVRTHSEADLARIFNRLADAGINTVFFETVNASYPIYPSTVAPEQNPLTQGWDPLAAAVKLAHEHGMELHAWVWIFAAANERHNQLLGQPDNYLGPVLSRNPTWVATDRRGDPFQVNSRKVFFDPAHPEVRAYLLDLIDEIATRYDVDGIQLDYIRYPFQDPNLDQTYGFGLEARRQFSRQTGVDPLTIRPNDPLWSQWTQFRIEQINTFVQSAHTLLQEKHPGTLLSAAVFPMPTRIRLTRLQQNWEAWLQGGYVDLLAPMTYATTTTELQTLTAPVLGHGVRSATLLLPGIRLLQLPMVGTLDQIQYLRDYATGGYALFAAENLSLNLQTALRQTQGRRTRQGSEPIAHRQPFETAVLRYRALEREWQYWAQQEALPADQPLWQDWATRSAQVDQALARLAADPSARHAQQAQRVLREFRARVGQQWQGAAIASPYRRKVWDNHLMGLEHLLRYGIQHNLP; from the coding sequence TTGCCTCAGACCTTGATGGGTCGGGCGTTGCTGGTCCTCATTGTCCTCAACAATACTATTGCCGTGTTAAACGTTGTGTTGCGCTGGTCATTTCTCCGTCGTGTGGTGTTAAGAATTTTGCCCGGATCATTGCTGTTGATGACCGTGCCCGCAGCAGCGATCGCCCAAGATCTATCCTTAACCGTTGTTCGTGATCCGTCGAATCAAACCCAATGGAGTGGTATTACGCGCCGCTTACAAGCCCTCGACGTGGCCTATTGCGTCCTAGAGGGAACGGATCTACACCCCCAGCGTTTACCTCAACCGGCGAATGCCGTCATGGTGCTGGCCAATATATCGGCTCTCAATGCCAGCCAAGGGATGGCGATCGCCGCCTGGCTCCAGCAAGGCGGACGAATTATTGCCACCGGCAACACCGGCAGCCTCGCCCCCGAAGCCGTCAAAACCCAACTCCAAACCCTCCTCGGTGCCACCTGGGGCTTTCCCCTCACCACCCCCACAGCCCTGCAATTAAACGCCACCCTCCCTGTGCCGGCCCTCCCCCTGGCCACCCCCCTCCAAGGCGCGGCCATTCTCCCCACCGATGGCAAGAGCCGGGTGTTGGCCCACTGGCAAACCCAGCGGTCAACCCCGGCGATTGTCGCCACGGATCAAACCGTCTTTTTAGGCTGGCGCTGGGGCAATGATCAAGTGGCCTCCGTGAATACCGATGTAGCCTGGTTTGAAGCGTTGTTGCAGCAATATGGGCGGCTGCGCAGTTCCGGGTTTGGCAATGGACAAAACTGCGCCACCGGGTCAAACACGATCACTCAAACCGTGACGCAAACCGTTTCCCAAGCCAATCCCCCAGCCCCACCACGGCCCACCACTCCCCCAGGAGGGCGACCGGCGGCGACTCCGGCCCCTGCGATTTCAGCAGCAGCCCCGACGACGGCCCCGCCCTCTTCCCCACAGGTAGCCACGATGCTGGCGGCTGCACCGGCCTCCTTACGGGCGCAATATCACGACGTGACTCGGCTGTTTGAACGCTATGAAAGTGCGATGATCGCCGCTGAATCCCAAGCCTTAACCGAGTCGTTTCAGGACACCGTGGCCCAAATTCGGAACAAGGGCGATCGCAGCCCGGCCCCAGCCTCCCCCACCTTGCAGGAAGCCCGCGATCGCCTCACTGCGATCGTCAACCTGATCGCCAGCCAATCCTTTCCCCAAGCCGCCGCCGCCACCCGTCAACTGCACAGCCACCTCTGGGACAGCTTCCCCGCCGAGGAACCGATCCGCTATCCCGAAACCCGCGCCATTTGGCTTGATCGCGGCACCATCGTCCGCACCCATTCCGAAGCCGATCTTGCCCGCATCTTTAACCGCCTCGCTGACGCTGGCATCAATACCGTTTTCTTTGAAACCGTCAACGCCAGCTACCCCATCTATCCCAGCACCGTCGCCCCCGAACAAAACCCCCTCACCCAAGGCTGGGACCCCCTCGCCGCTGCGGTTAAACTCGCCCACGAGCACGGCATGGAATTACACGCCTGGGTCTGGATTTTCGCCGCCGCCAATGAACGCCACAATCAACTCCTTGGGCAACCCGACAACTACCTCGGCCCCGTCCTCAGCCGTAACCCCACCTGGGTCGCCACCGATCGCCGGGGCGATCCCTTTCAAGTCAACTCCCGCAAAGTCTTTTTTGATCCTGCCCATCCCGAAGTCCGCGCCTATCTTCTCGATCTGATTGACGAAATTGCCACCCGCTATGACGTAGACGGGATTCAACTCGACTACATCCGCTACCCGTTCCAAGATCCCAACCTGGATCAAACCTATGGGTTTGGCCTTGAAGCCCGCCGTCAATTTTCTCGCCAAACCGGCGTTGATCCCCTGACCATTCGCCCCAACGATCCCCTCTGGTCTCAGTGGACTCAATTCCGCATTGAGCAGATTAATACCTTCGTGCAATCGGCCCACACCCTGTTACAGGAAAAACACCCCGGCACGCTCCTTTCCGCCGCTGTGTTTCCGATGCCGACACGAATTCGGCTGACCCGCCTCCAACAAAACTGGGAAGCATGGCTCCAGGGGGGCTATGTTGATCTGTTAGCACCGATGACCTATGCCACAACGACCACGGAGCTACAAACATTAACGGCTCCGGTGCTCGGCCATGGGGTGCGCAGTGCGACGTTATTACTGCCGGGCATTCGGTTGTTGCAGTTGCCGATGGTGGGGACGTTGGATCAGATCCAATACTTACGGGACTACGCGACGGGGGGCTATGCCCTGTTTGCGGCGGAAAATTTAAGTCTCAACTTACAAACCGCCCTCCGCCAAACTCAAGGTCGCCGCACGCGGCAAGGGTCTGAACCGATCGCCCATCGCCAACCTTTTGAAACCGCCGTGTTACGGTATCGCGCCTTAGAGCGAGAATGGCAATATTGGGCGCAACAGGAGGCCTTGCCTGCGGATCAGCCTCTCTGGCAAGATTGGGCGACCCGATCGGCCCAAGTGGATCAAGCCCTGGCACGGTTGGCGGCTGACCCGTCGGCACGCCATGCTCAACAGGCCCAGCGGGTGCTCCGTGAGTTTCGAGCTAGGGTAGGGCAGCAGTGGCAAGGGGCGGCGATCGCTTCCCCCTATCGCCGTAAAGTGTGGGACAATCACTTGATGGGGTTAGAGCATTTACTACGGTACGGGATTCAGCATAATTTGCCTTAA
- a CDS encoding exopolysaccharide biosynthesis protein: MAKLSTELNRYFFEEERAETVKLNDVLLLAGERVFGFLFVILALPSALPIPAPGYSVPFGLLIFVLAVQFMTGSQKPWLPQRMVNWSIKTKLAQRFVKAGLPWLRRLEGISKPRFTAVCTSLPGRLWVGSAIALMAISMMIIIPGTNTLPAMGIFLTGIGLVEDDGAICAAGATACIAIAVVMVSVIWVFYRGGASILDMVKTWITGTP; encoded by the coding sequence ATGGCCAAACTTTCCACGGAATTGAATCGCTATTTTTTTGAAGAAGAACGCGCCGAGACAGTGAAACTCAACGACGTGCTGCTACTGGCCGGTGAGCGGGTTTTTGGCTTTTTATTTGTGATTTTGGCGTTACCCTCAGCCCTGCCAATTCCAGCACCGGGCTATTCCGTGCCCTTTGGCCTGCTCATTTTTGTCCTGGCGGTGCAGTTTATGACCGGGTCACAAAAACCATGGTTGCCGCAGCGGATGGTGAATTGGAGCATCAAAACCAAGCTAGCGCAACGGTTTGTTAAAGCTGGGTTGCCCTGGTTACGTCGCCTCGAAGGGATCAGCAAGCCCCGCTTTACCGCCGTCTGCACGAGTTTACCGGGTCGTCTCTGGGTGGGCAGTGCGATCGCCCTCATGGCCATTTCAATGATGATCATCATCCCCGGCACGAATACCCTCCCCGCCATGGGGATTTTTCTCACCGGGATTGGACTCGTGGAAGACGACGGCGCGATCTGTGCTGCCGGTGCAACGGCTTGTATTGCGATCGCGGTGGTCATGGTCTCCGTGATTTGGGTGTTCTATCGCGGTGGAGCCAGCATCCTCGACATGGTTAAAACCTGGATTACCGGCACACCCTAA
- a CDS encoding glycosyltransferase family 4 protein produces the protein MRILIYSYNYYPEPIGIAPLMTELAEGLVKRGHEVRVITAMPWYPAGEIFETYRGKLYCTEEINGVTVQRCYVRISKNRNLINRGLFELSFMLLSFLQALRGWRPNVILMTVPGLPVGVPAAVLGFLYRCPVVLNLQDILPDAAIQVGLLRNPVAVKIFKALEKFNYLIATKITVISEGFIENLTQKNVDSQKICLIPNWVDVNFIRPLDRYDNAFRAEHKLGDKFVVLYSGNIALTQPLINVIDAARKLAHLPEIVFVIVGPEDALHPLRRRARKRNLQNVQFLTFQPRAQLPTMLAAANVGLVVQKFNVVSFNMPSKIQVLLASGCPILAAVPEEGTAAMAIRASGGGVLVPPENAKALAVAVEALYRQPEELERLGQKGRQHAIANYACRSAIDRYEDLFLKLIQPEPCITVGDEILK, from the coding sequence ATGCGTATCCTCATTTACTCCTATAACTACTACCCGGAACCCATCGGCATTGCGCCCTTGATGACCGAGTTAGCAGAAGGATTGGTCAAACGTGGTCATGAAGTGCGGGTGATCACCGCGATGCCCTGGTATCCTGCCGGCGAGATTTTTGAAACCTACCGGGGCAAACTCTACTGCACAGAAGAGATCAATGGTGTGACGGTTCAACGCTGTTATGTGCGCATCAGTAAAAACCGAAACCTGATCAATCGCGGCCTTTTTGAACTGAGCTTTATGCTGTTGAGTTTTTTGCAAGCGTTGCGGGGGTGGCGGCCCAATGTCATTTTGATGACGGTTCCGGGGTTGCCGGTGGGAGTACCGGCGGCCGTGCTGGGATTCCTTTATCGTTGTCCGGTGGTGCTCAATTTGCAGGACATCTTGCCCGATGCCGCGATTCAAGTGGGCCTGTTACGGAATCCGGTGGCTGTTAAGATTTTCAAAGCATTAGAAAAATTTAATTATCTCATTGCCACAAAAATTACAGTTATCTCTGAAGGCTTCATCGAAAACCTGACGCAAAAAAACGTCGATTCTCAAAAGATTTGTTTGATTCCCAATTGGGTCGATGTTAATTTTATTCGCCCGTTGGATCGCTACGATAATGCGTTTCGTGCGGAGCACAAGCTCGGCGATAAATTTGTGGTGCTGTATTCCGGAAATATTGCCCTCACCCAACCGCTCATTAATGTGATTGATGCCGCTCGGAAACTCGCTCACTTACCAGAGATTGTGTTTGTGATCGTTGGCCCTGAGGATGCGCTTCATCCTTTGCGCCGCCGCGCCCGTAAACGCAATCTCCAAAATGTGCAATTCCTGACGTTCCAACCCCGTGCCCAGCTTCCCACAATGCTGGCGGCGGCGAATGTGGGTTTGGTGGTGCAAAAATTCAATGTGGTGTCCTTTAATATGCCCTCTAAAATTCAGGTGCTGCTGGCCAGTGGTTGCCCGATCTTGGCGGCGGTTCCGGAGGAGGGGACGGCGGCGATGGCGATTCGAGCCAGTGGGGGCGGGGTGTTGGTTCCGCCGGAAAATGCGAAGGCGTTGGCGGTGGCGGTGGAGGCGTTATATCGTCAGCCCGAAGAGCTTGAACGACTGGGGCAAAAAGGGCGACAGCATGCGATCGCCAATTACGCCTGCCGGTCTGCCATTGATCGCTATGAAGACCTTTTTCTCAAGCTCATCCAGCCCGAACCCTGTATCACGGTGGGCGATGAGATTCTGAAATAA